In a single window of the Bubalus kerabau isolate K-KA32 ecotype Philippines breed swamp buffalo chromosome 18, PCC_UOA_SB_1v2, whole genome shotgun sequence genome:
- the SLC9A3 gene encoding sodium/hydrogen exchanger 3 isoform X1, with amino-acid sequence MLGRWAPGPGWGVLLALLLALGELPRARGVEEEPGGAHGGTQGFQVVTFKWHHVQDPYIIALWILVASLAKIGFHLSHKVTSVVPESALLIVLGLVLGGIVLAADHIASFSLTPTVFFFYLLPPIVLDAGYFMPNRLFFGNLGTILLYAVIGTVWNAATTGLSLYGVFLSGLMGDLNIGLLDFLLFGSLIAAVDPVAVLAVFEEVHVNEVLFIIVFGESLLNDAVTVVLYNVFESFVTLGGDKVTGVDCVKGIVSFFVVSLGGTLVGIVFAFLLSLVTRFTKHVRIIEPGFVFVLSYLSYLTSEMLSLSAILAITFCGICCQKYVKANISEQSATTVRYTMKMLASGAETIIFMFLGISAVDPLIWKWNTAFVLLTLLFISVYRAIGVVLQTWILNRYRMVQLEIIDQVVMSYGGLRGAVAYALVVLLDENKVKEKSLFVSTTIIVIFFTVIFQGLTIKPLVQWLKVKRSEQRDPKLNEKLHGRAFDHILSAIEDISGQIGHNYLRDKWSNFDRKFLSKILMRRSAQKSRDRILNVFHELNLKDAISYVAEGERRGSLAFIRSPSTDNMVNVDFSTPRPSTVEASVSYLLRENVSAVRLDMKSLEQRRQSIRDAEDMITHHTLQQFLYKPRQEYKHLYSRHGLTADEDEKQDTEIFHRTMRKRLESFKSAKLGINPHKKAAKLLKRDRAQKRRNSSIPNGKLPIVSSLQDFTIKEKDLELSDTEEAPNYDDEMSGGIEFLANIAQDTATDSPSGIDNPAFSPEESPGVLSGVPPWLCPGEAVVPSQRARLQIPHSPGNFHRLAPFRLSGKSVDSFLLADGPEEQPHAAPPESTHM; translated from the exons GCTTCCACCTGTCCCACAAGGTCACCAGTGTGGTCCCTGAGAGTGCCCTGCTCATCGTGCTGGGCCTGGTGCTGGGCGGCATTGTCCTGGCAGCCGACCACATCGCCTCCTTCTCACTCACGCCCACGGTGTTCTTCTTCTACCTGTTGCCGCCCATCGTGCTGGACGCCGGCTACTTCATGCCCAACCGGCTCTTCTTTGGCAACCTGGGCACCATCCTGCTGTACGCGGTCATCGGCACCGTGTGGAACGCGGCCACCACTGGGCTGTCCCTCTATGGTGTCTTCCTCAGTGGCCTGATGG GAGACCTGAACATCGGGCTATTGGACTTCCTCCTGTTCGGCAGCCTGATCGCCGCTGTGGACCCAGTGGCTGTGCTGGCCGTGTTTGAGGAGGTGCATGTCAACGAGGTGCTGTTCATCATCGTCTTTGGGGAGTCCCTGCTCAACGACGCTGTCACCGTG GTCCTGTACAACGTGTTTGAATCTTTTGTGACGCTGGGTGGTGACAAGGTGACCGGCGTGGATTGCGTGAAAGGAATAG TGTCCTTCTTCGTGGTGAGCCTGGGGGGCACCCTGGTGGGCATCGTGTTCGCCTTCCTGCTCTCCCTGGTGACACGCTTCACCAAGCATGTGCGCATCATCGAGCCTGGCTTTGTGTTTGTCCTCTCCTACCTGTCCTACCTCACGTCTGAGATGCTGTCCCTGTCGGCCATCCTGGC CATCACCTTCTGTGGCATCTGCTGTCAGAAGTACGTGAAGGCCAACATCTCAGAGCAGTCGGCCACCACGGTGCGCTACACCATGAAGATGCTGGCCAGTGGGGCCGAGACCATCATCTTCATGTTCCTGGGCATCTCGGCTGTGGACCCTCTCATCTGGAAGTGGAACACAGCCTTCGTGCTCCTGACGCTGCTCTTCATTTCCGTGTACAGGGCCATAG GGGTCGTCCTGCAGACCTGGATTCTGAATCGGTACCGGATGGTGCAGCTGGAGATCATAGACCAGGTGGTCATGTCCTATGGCGGCCTCCGAGGAGCTGTGGCCTACGCCCTGGTGGTCCTCCTGGACGAGAACAAGGTCAAGGAGAAGAGCCTGTTTGTCAGCACCACCATCATTGTCATCTTCTTCACCGTCATCTTCCAG GGCCTGACCATCAAGCCCCTGGTACAGTGGCTGAAGGTGAAGAGAAGTGAACAGCGAGACCCCAAGCTCAACGAGAAGCTGCACGGCCGG GCTTTCGACCACATCCTCTCGGCCATCGAGGACATATCAGGGCAAATCGGACACAATTATCTGAGAGATAA GTGGTCCAACTTTGATAGGAAATTCCTCAGCAAAATCCTCATGAGAAGGTCAGCTCAGAAGTCTCGAGATCGGATTCTGAACGTTTTCCACGAGCTCAACTTGAAGGATGCCATCAGCTATGTGGCCGAG GGAGAGCGCCGTGGGTCCCTGGCTTTCATCCGTTCCCCCAGCACAGACAACATGGTCAACGTGGACTTCAGCACCCCACGCCCCTCCACTGTGGAGGCCTCTGTCTCCTACCTCCT GAGGGAGAACGTCAGCGCCGTGCGCCTGGACATGAAGTCCCTGGAGCAGCGGCGGCAGAGCATCCGGGATGCGGAGGACATGATCACCCACCACACGCTGCAGCAGTTCCTGTACAAGCCCCGGCAGGAG TACAAACATCTCTACAGCCGGCACGGGCTGACCGCGGATGAGGACGAGAAGCAGGACACCGAGATCTTCCACAGGACCATGCGGAAGCGCCTGGAGTCCTTCAAGTCGGCCAAGCTGGGGATCAACCCCCACAAGAAGGCCGCTAAGCTGCTCAAGAGGGACCGCGCCCAGAAGCGG AGAAACAGCAGCATTCCCAATGGGAAACTGCCGATAGTGAGCTCCCTGCAGGACTTCACCATTAAGGAGAAAG ATTTGGAACTCTCAGACACGGAGGAAGCCCCCAACTATGATGATGAGATGAGTGGCGGGATCGAGTTCCTGGCAAACATCGCGCAGGACACAGCGACGGACTCGCCCTCAG GAATTGACAACCCCGCGTTTTCCCCGGAGGAGAGCCCGGGCGTCCTCTCTGGGGTGCCGCCCTGGCTGTGTCCCGGGGAGGCCGTGGTGCCCTCCCAGAGGGCCCGTCTGCAGATCCCCCACTCCCCCGGCAACTTCCACCGCCTGGCGCCCTTCCGCCTCAGCGGCAAGTCCGTGGACTCGTTCCTGCTGGCCGACGGCCCCGAGGAGCAGCCGCACGCCGCCCCGCCCGAGTCCACACACATGTAA
- the SLC9A3 gene encoding sodium/hydrogen exchanger 3 isoform X2 gives MLGRWAPGPGWGVLLALLLALGELPRARGVEEEPGGAHGGTQGFQVVTFKWHHVQDPYIIALWILVASLAKIGFHLSHKVTSVVPESALLIVLGLVLGGIVLAADHIASFSLTPTVFFFYLLPPIVLDAGYFMPNRLFFGNLGTILLYAVIGTVWNAATTGLSLYGVFLSGLMGDLNIGLLDFLLFGSLIAAVDPVAVLAVFEEVHVNEVLFIIVFGESLLNDAVTVVLYNVFESFVTLGGDKVTGVDCVKGIVSFFVVSLGGTLVGIVFAFLLSLVTRFTKHVRIIEPGFVFVLSYLSYLTSEMLSLSAILAITFCGICCQKYVKANISEQSATTVRYTMKMLASGAETIIFMFLGISAVDPLIWKWNTAFVLLTLLFISVYRAIGVVLQTWILNRYRMVQLEIIDQVVMSYGGLRGAVAYALVVLLDENKVKEKSLFVSTTIIVIFFTVIFQWLKVKRSEQRDPKLNEKLHGRAFDHILSAIEDISGQIGHNYLRDKWSNFDRKFLSKILMRRSAQKSRDRILNVFHELNLKDAISYVAEGERRGSLAFIRSPSTDNMVNVDFSTPRPSTVEASVSYLLRENVSAVRLDMKSLEQRRQSIRDAEDMITHHTLQQFLYKPRQEYKHLYSRHGLTADEDEKQDTEIFHRTMRKRLESFKSAKLGINPHKKAAKLLKRDRAQKRRNSSIPNGKLPIVSSLQDFTIKEKDLELSDTEEAPNYDDEMSGGIEFLANIAQDTATDSPSGIDNPAFSPEESPGVLSGVPPWLCPGEAVVPSQRARLQIPHSPGNFHRLAPFRLSGKSVDSFLLADGPEEQPHAAPPESTHM, from the exons GCTTCCACCTGTCCCACAAGGTCACCAGTGTGGTCCCTGAGAGTGCCCTGCTCATCGTGCTGGGCCTGGTGCTGGGCGGCATTGTCCTGGCAGCCGACCACATCGCCTCCTTCTCACTCACGCCCACGGTGTTCTTCTTCTACCTGTTGCCGCCCATCGTGCTGGACGCCGGCTACTTCATGCCCAACCGGCTCTTCTTTGGCAACCTGGGCACCATCCTGCTGTACGCGGTCATCGGCACCGTGTGGAACGCGGCCACCACTGGGCTGTCCCTCTATGGTGTCTTCCTCAGTGGCCTGATGG GAGACCTGAACATCGGGCTATTGGACTTCCTCCTGTTCGGCAGCCTGATCGCCGCTGTGGACCCAGTGGCTGTGCTGGCCGTGTTTGAGGAGGTGCATGTCAACGAGGTGCTGTTCATCATCGTCTTTGGGGAGTCCCTGCTCAACGACGCTGTCACCGTG GTCCTGTACAACGTGTTTGAATCTTTTGTGACGCTGGGTGGTGACAAGGTGACCGGCGTGGATTGCGTGAAAGGAATAG TGTCCTTCTTCGTGGTGAGCCTGGGGGGCACCCTGGTGGGCATCGTGTTCGCCTTCCTGCTCTCCCTGGTGACACGCTTCACCAAGCATGTGCGCATCATCGAGCCTGGCTTTGTGTTTGTCCTCTCCTACCTGTCCTACCTCACGTCTGAGATGCTGTCCCTGTCGGCCATCCTGGC CATCACCTTCTGTGGCATCTGCTGTCAGAAGTACGTGAAGGCCAACATCTCAGAGCAGTCGGCCACCACGGTGCGCTACACCATGAAGATGCTGGCCAGTGGGGCCGAGACCATCATCTTCATGTTCCTGGGCATCTCGGCTGTGGACCCTCTCATCTGGAAGTGGAACACAGCCTTCGTGCTCCTGACGCTGCTCTTCATTTCCGTGTACAGGGCCATAG GGGTCGTCCTGCAGACCTGGATTCTGAATCGGTACCGGATGGTGCAGCTGGAGATCATAGACCAGGTGGTCATGTCCTATGGCGGCCTCCGAGGAGCTGTGGCCTACGCCCTGGTGGTCCTCCTGGACGAGAACAAGGTCAAGGAGAAGAGCCTGTTTGTCAGCACCACCATCATTGTCATCTTCTTCACCGTCATCTTCCAG TGGCTGAAGGTGAAGAGAAGTGAACAGCGAGACCCCAAGCTCAACGAGAAGCTGCACGGCCGG GCTTTCGACCACATCCTCTCGGCCATCGAGGACATATCAGGGCAAATCGGACACAATTATCTGAGAGATAA GTGGTCCAACTTTGATAGGAAATTCCTCAGCAAAATCCTCATGAGAAGGTCAGCTCAGAAGTCTCGAGATCGGATTCTGAACGTTTTCCACGAGCTCAACTTGAAGGATGCCATCAGCTATGTGGCCGAG GGAGAGCGCCGTGGGTCCCTGGCTTTCATCCGTTCCCCCAGCACAGACAACATGGTCAACGTGGACTTCAGCACCCCACGCCCCTCCACTGTGGAGGCCTCTGTCTCCTACCTCCT GAGGGAGAACGTCAGCGCCGTGCGCCTGGACATGAAGTCCCTGGAGCAGCGGCGGCAGAGCATCCGGGATGCGGAGGACATGATCACCCACCACACGCTGCAGCAGTTCCTGTACAAGCCCCGGCAGGAG TACAAACATCTCTACAGCCGGCACGGGCTGACCGCGGATGAGGACGAGAAGCAGGACACCGAGATCTTCCACAGGACCATGCGGAAGCGCCTGGAGTCCTTCAAGTCGGCCAAGCTGGGGATCAACCCCCACAAGAAGGCCGCTAAGCTGCTCAAGAGGGACCGCGCCCAGAAGCGG AGAAACAGCAGCATTCCCAATGGGAAACTGCCGATAGTGAGCTCCCTGCAGGACTTCACCATTAAGGAGAAAG ATTTGGAACTCTCAGACACGGAGGAAGCCCCCAACTATGATGATGAGATGAGTGGCGGGATCGAGTTCCTGGCAAACATCGCGCAGGACACAGCGACGGACTCGCCCTCAG GAATTGACAACCCCGCGTTTTCCCCGGAGGAGAGCCCGGGCGTCCTCTCTGGGGTGCCGCCCTGGCTGTGTCCCGGGGAGGCCGTGGTGCCCTCCCAGAGGGCCCGTCTGCAGATCCCCCACTCCCCCGGCAACTTCCACCGCCTGGCGCCCTTCCGCCTCAGCGGCAAGTCCGTGGACTCGTTCCTGCTGGCCGACGGCCCCGAGGAGCAGCCGCACGCCGCCCCGCCCGAGTCCACACACATGTAA